A single genomic interval of Candidatus Methylomirabilota bacterium harbors:
- a CDS encoding ATP-binding protein: MTQAGATRGGKREKILYIEDDPQSRTLVRSVLERAGYEMVEAEDGLSGIERALREPVHLILLDLNLPEVDGHTVAAILRTFPKLSDTPMVGVTAYAGEGDRERTLVAGCDGYIPKPIDVDRFPQQITEFLAGKRERVPAATENVFLRDLNQRLVLRLLAQLDELKRLNNHVEERARRLEEIHEAVRDLTSELGLDALLERMLPRVARALGAVEVIVELSHPPGTRLAPAVEPTGLVDVEWKFPLAVRGRPLGFVIARYLPGSGPTPEDEHLFKIVANHVAIAIENARLYETERAAHAGAEAARRRAAFLAEASAVLASSLDYDATLSEVARLAVPSVADLCVVDILEADGSVRRAVVFAGDGGKVELASALRRHVPDPGSLGSVAETLRSGQPRVIADIPDSLLPSIVRDPEHLRVLRELAPKSAMVVPILARGRTLGAITFVAVESGRRYEPADLHFAEDLTARAALAIDNARLYREAHDADRRKDQFLAVLAHELRASLAPIASGVEIVRRYEDEAAVRRACDIIDRRVQYQARLLDDLLDLARIGHGKIELQKTELNVASVIASALDVTRPLVEGRHQRLSLSLPETPIMVTADPTRLEQVIVNLLTNAVRYTPSGGLIWVAAEREGDTVVVRVRDTGQGIPPGMLQRVFDLYTQVGRSGEGGGLGIGLALVQRLVHLHGGTVDAYSEGPGRGAEFVVRLPVTSGPRPT, from the coding sequence ATGACGCAGGCGGGCGCGACGCGTGGCGGGAAGCGGGAGAAGATCCTCTACATCGAGGACGATCCACAAAGTCGGACGCTCGTCCGGTCCGTCCTCGAGCGCGCCGGCTACGAGATGGTGGAGGCCGAGGACGGCCTGAGCGGCATCGAGCGGGCGCTCCGGGAGCCGGTGCACCTGATCCTCCTCGATCTCAACCTTCCGGAAGTCGATGGCCATACCGTGGCCGCCATCCTGAGGACGTTTCCGAAGCTGTCCGACACGCCGATGGTCGGCGTCACCGCCTACGCGGGGGAGGGGGACCGCGAGCGGACCCTGGTGGCGGGATGCGACGGCTACATACCGAAGCCGATCGACGTCGACCGCTTCCCCCAGCAGATCACCGAATTCCTGGCCGGCAAGCGCGAACGGGTCCCCGCCGCCACCGAGAACGTTTTTCTCCGCGACCTCAACCAGCGGCTCGTCCTCCGGCTGCTGGCCCAGCTCGATGAGCTCAAGCGCCTGAACAACCACGTCGAGGAGCGCGCGCGGCGGCTGGAAGAGATCCACGAGGCCGTCCGCGACCTGACCTCCGAGCTGGGCCTGGACGCGCTGCTGGAGCGGATGCTGCCCCGCGTCGCGCGCGCCCTCGGCGCCGTCGAGGTGATCGTCGAGCTGAGCCATCCCCCCGGCACGCGGCTGGCCCCGGCGGTCGAACCGACGGGTCTCGTCGACGTCGAATGGAAGTTCCCGCTCGCGGTCCGGGGTCGGCCGCTGGGCTTCGTCATCGCGCGATACCTCCCGGGGTCGGGCCCGACGCCGGAAGACGAGCATCTCTTCAAGATCGTCGCCAACCACGTGGCCATCGCGATCGAGAACGCGCGCCTGTACGAAACCGAGCGGGCCGCCCATGCCGGGGCCGAGGCGGCGCGCCGACGGGCGGCGTTTCTCGCCGAGGCGAGCGCGGTTCTGGCCTCCTCGCTGGATTACGACGCGACGCTGTCGGAGGTCGCGCGGCTGGCGGTGCCGAGCGTGGCGGACCTCTGCGTCGTCGATATTCTCGAGGCCGACGGCTCGGTGCGGCGAGCCGTCGTCTTCGCCGGGGATGGGGGCAAGGTGGAGCTGGCCTCCGCCCTGCGCCGTCACGTGCCCGACCCCGGCTCCCTGGGCTCGGTGGCGGAGACGCTCCGCTCGGGCCAGCCGCGGGTGATCGCGGACATTCCCGACTCGTTGCTGCCCTCGATCGTGCGGGACCCCGAGCACCTCAGAGTCCTCCGCGAACTGGCGCCGAAGTCAGCCATGGTCGTGCCCATCCTGGCCCGGGGGCGGACGCTGGGGGCCATCACGTTCGTGGCCGTGGAATCCGGGCGTCGCTATGAGCCGGCCGACCTGCACTTCGCCGAGGATCTCACCGCGCGCGCCGCCCTGGCCATCGACAACGCCCGCCTCTACCGCGAAGCGCACGATGCAGACCGACGGAAGGATCAGTTCCTGGCCGTCCTCGCCCACGAGCTCCGAGCCTCGCTGGCGCCCATCGCCAGCGGGGTGGAGATCGTGCGTCGCTACGAGGACGAGGCCGCCGTGCGGCGGGCGTGCGACATCATCGATCGCCGGGTCCAGTACCAGGCGCGGCTCCTGGACGATCTGTTGGACCTGGCCCGCATCGGTCACGGCAAGATCGAGCTCCAGAAGACCGAGCTCAATGTGGCGAGCGTCATCGCCAGCGCGCTCGACGTGACCCGGCCCCTCGTCGAGGGGCGGCACCAGCGGCTCTCCCTCTCGCTGCCGGAGACGCCGATCATGGTGACGGCCGACCCGACGCGGCTGGAGCAGGTGATCGTGAATCTCTTGACCAACGCCGTGAGGTACACGCCTTCAGGGGGCCTGATCTGGGTGGCGGCCGAACGCGAGGGGGACACGGTGGTCGTCCGCGTGAGAGACACGGGTCAGGGGATTCCGCCCGGGATGCTCCAGCGCGTGTTCGATCTCTACACGCAGGTCGGGCGGTCGGGCGAAGGGGGCGGCCTCGGGATCGGCTTGGCGCTCGTGCAGCGGCTGGTGCACCTCCACGGGGGCACCGTCGACGCATACAGCGAAGGCCCGGGCCGCGGCGCCGAGTTCGTCGTGCGGCTGCCGGTCACGAGCGGACCCCGACCCACCTAG